One genomic window of Prunus dulcis unplaced genomic scaffold, ALMONDv2, whole genome shotgun sequence includes the following:
- the LOC117613090 gene encoding 7-methylguanosine phosphate-specific 5'-nucleotidase A-like isoform X2: MAAPLHDRLGDNIDAPTYENASVKTRRNVLLLGDHIGDLGMSDGLNYENRISAGFLNDNVENSLDSYRKTFDIVYLNDAPMWGVVKLVSQLCPSEGH; the protein is encoded by the exons ATGGCTGCCCCCCTTCATGATCGATTAGGTGATAATATAGATGCGCCTACTTATGAGAATGCTTCAGTCAAGACGAGAAGAAATGTGCTGCTTCTGGGTGATCACATTGGTGACCTGGGAATGTCTGATGGCTTGAACTATGAGAATAGAATTTCTGCGGGATTTCT GAATGACAATGTTGAGAATTCTCTTGATAGCTACCGCAAAACCTTTGACATTGTTTACCTG AATGATGCACCCATGTGGGGAGTTGTAAAGCTTGTTTCACAACTCTGTCCAAGTGAAGGTCATTGA